The segment TTTGACCTTCTTAATCTCTACAATCAAGCCCTTGCAAGTGGAGTCTATATCTATCATGTTGAAGCCCGAGATGACAGCAATGATGTTATCGGAAATAAGATTGGTCGATTTTCGATCATTCGATAAAGGGGGATAAACTAGGGTAAGCACATGCATAACACTACTTTCAAGAATCAAGCAATGTGGCGATTCGCCTCGACAATTTCGATTCTCTTAGTTATCGTTGCGTTTTTATGGACGGTTCCGAGTGACGCAACCACCAACGTTGGAACTGCCGGTGCACAGTTTCTGAAAATTGGTCCCGGAGCGCGGGTGGACAGCTTGGGAGGTGCGTTTAGCGGGCTTGCCAACGATGCTACCACTATCTACTGGAATCCAGCCGGGTTAAGCCAACTCAAGCAGACTAGCTTTTCGGACACACATACAATATGGCTTGCCGATACTCGATATAACTACCTCGCGTTTGCCACGCCGGTAGAAAAGGTAGGCACCTTGGGAGCAAGCGTTACATTTCTTAACGTCCCCGATACGGAAATCACAACGCTTGCAAAGCCTGATGGAACGGGGCTTTGGTACTCTGCGTGGGATGCGGCGGTATCGGTGGCATATTCCAGACAGCTCTACGAAAAAGAGTCGGGAGTCAATCTCTCCTTCGGTATCAACGCCAAATACATCCATCAGCAAATCCATCGGGAAAGCGCCACAGGGGTCGCTGTTGATGTTGGGACTCTCTACCACACAGGTTGGAGAAGTTTACGCATAGGGATGTGTTTCTCCAACTTCGGGCCCGAGATGCGTTTCAGTGGTCCAGACCTTGCGACTGGTGCCGAAGAAGCGGGGGATTCCAGAAATGCGGACTATCGCCCCTATCCAGACACGACGAATCCGACACGAAAGGCTGAACTAGAAACCGTAGAGTTTCCACTGCCCTCCAATTTCCGGCTCGGCATCGCCTACGATCTGCTTGATAGTGGGGATAATCTCCTCACCGTCGCACTTGATGCCAACCATCCAAACGACAACAGCGAACGACTGAACCTCGGATTAGAGTATTGGTACAGAAAGATGGCAGCGATTCGTGGCGGGTATAAGCTCCGCTTGGGTCCCGACAGCGGTGATGATGAAGAAGGACTGACGCTCGGCTTGGGGATCCACATGAATTTTGCTGTAACCATGCTGTCCCTAGATTATGCGTTTGCTGACTTTGGCCCTTTGCAACGGGCACATCGTGTGAGCCTCGGCTTGAAATTCTAAGAGATGCTAGTTCTGTTGACAGTGATGTGAGGTGTATCCGCAATTCGCCGATAGGTATCCAACCTATAAGTTTCTATATTAAGTGTTGGGTTTCACGGTTCCCGTTCAACCCAACCTACGTGCTTCTATAAGACCTGTTTTGAACAAAGGAGCAATACGGTGCTTTTCAATAAAACCCGCGCACAGGAGTATATGCGTCGCTGCGGTGTGGATGTCTTGGTGGCAACCTCGCCGGTCAACATCACCTATTTTTCGGATTATCGGTGCTGGATTGATCCGGCGCACCAAGCGATCCCGATCCGACCGCTGCCTATGCAATCTTCCCACTAGAGAGCGAGCCCGCACTTGTGGCAAGCCCGACGTTTGCGGTGAACGCATCCGATCTGTGGGTGCAAGACGTGCATATCTTCGGTGACCACGGGTTGGACGGTTCGTTGCCGCTGCCAGCGTTGTCCGATGCAGAGCAGCGCATCTTTGATGTACTCCACAGACCGCAGCAAAACGCCACATCGACCGATGCGCTCTTGAGCGTTCTTACAGCACGAGGGTTGACTGACGCCCGAATCGGAATTGAGATGGAAGGGCTATCACCGAGGGCAAAAGAGGCGATCGAGGCAGGACTGCCAAAGGCACAGATCAAGGATTGTTCAAATCTCATTCGCC is part of the Candidatus Poribacteria bacterium genome and harbors:
- a CDS encoding PorV/PorQ family protein; amino-acid sequence: MHNTTFKNQAMWRFASTISILLVIVAFLWTVPSDATTNVGTAGAQFLKIGPGARVDSLGGAFSGLANDATTIYWNPAGLSQLKQTSFSDTHTIWLADTRYNYLAFATPVEKVGTLGASVTFLNVPDTEITTLAKPDGTGLWYSAWDAAVSVAYSRQLYEKESGVNLSFGINAKYIHQQIHRESATGVAVDVGTLYHTGWRSLRIGMCFSNFGPEMRFSGPDLATGAEEAGDSRNADYRPYPDTTNPTRKAELETVEFPLPSNFRLGIAYDLLDSGDNLLTVALDANHPNDNSERLNLGLEYWYRKMAAIRGGYKLRLGPDSGDDEEGLTLGLGIHMNFAVTMLSLDYAFADFGPLQRAHRVSLGLKF
- a CDS encoding aminopeptidase P family N-terminal domain-containing protein; translated protein: MLFNKTRAQEYMRRCGVDVLVATSPVNITYFSDYRCWIDPAHQAIPIRPLPMQSSH
- a CDS encoding aminopeptidase P family N-terminal domain-containing protein is translated as MASPTFAVNASDLWVQDVHIFGDHGLDGSLPLPALSDAEQRIFDVLHRPQQNATSTDALLSVLTARGLTDARIGIEMEGLSPRAKEAIEAGLPKAQIKDCSNLIR